The uncultured Fretibacterium sp. genomic interval GGAACCGCCTTGTTCTTCAGCTTCCTGGCGGGGGCCGTATCCTCCACCTGGCTCATCGCCCGCTACGCCATCCGGGTCAACCTGCTGCGCCAGACCTGGGCAAAGTCGGATTTCAAGAGCACCCCGGAGGACGAGGGACTCAGGACGATCTCCATGGTCGACGTCAACCACCTGGCCCACGACCTCAAAAATCCCATTGCAGCCATCAAGGGGACCGCGCTGCTGCTCCAGAAAGGGGATTCCGCGGAGAAGGGCGCCCTCATCCTCAGAGCCGCGGAATTCATGGAGAACATGGTCCGCGAGCTCCTCTCGGAGGACGAAAAACACGCGCTCAAGGTCTCCGAGCTCTGCGACACGATCGATCGTCAGATCCGTCCTTTCCCGTGGGGAAAGGACGTCACCCTGACGCTCGAGCCGGAGGCCGAAGAGGTCTCGATCCCGGCCAACAGGATGCGCCTCCTCCGCGCCGTGTTCAACGTACTGGACAACGCGTGGAGGGCCAACGAGACCGTGGGAAACCGTGGGGTCGAGCTGCGCGTCCGCCGCAACGCGGGGCGCCTGGAGATCGAGGTCCTCGACAACGGCCCCGGGTACGACGCGGAACGGACGCACGCACACAGATCCGGATGGGGCTCGACGGGGCTGGGCCTCGCCTTCACCCGCCGCATGGTCGCCCTGCACGGAGGCTCCCTTTTGATCGCCGGCAGGACCGATCAGAAGCGCGGGGCCCGGGCGCTCATCTCCCTTCCGATCCCATCCTCTCCGATCCCCTCCGTCCCTCCGGCTCCACCGGACGCCCCTTGACGCGGAAGCGCAGCCAAAGGACATAGAGAAGGGCAAGAAGGAGCGCCGCCCCTGCGCAGACCAAGGGCAGGACGTGCAGGTAGCGGGCAAGCCGATCCTGATGCTCGCCCAGCAGATAACCGGCGAGCGTCAGGACCACCACCCACAGTCCGGCCCCAAGGGCCGTGAAGACGGTGAACAGCGTCAGGTTCATCCTCGTCACCCCCGCGGGCAGCGAGATGTACTGACGGATGACCGGCAGCAGGCGCCCCACGAGGGTGCTCACGTGCCCGTGCCGGGCGAAGAAGACCTCCGCCTTCTCCATGGACTCCGCGGACACGAAAAAGTACTTCCCATACCTCAGGAGGAAGGGCCGTCCAAACCGAACCGCCACCCAATAATTGAAGAGGGCCCCCAGGATGCTCCCGGCGATGCCCGAGGCGATCGCCGGGAGGAGGGACATCTCGCCCTTCCACGCCAAGTAACCCGCCGGCGGCAGGACCACCTCGCTGGGAAAGGGGAAGAAGGACGACTCCAGGAACATCA includes:
- a CDS encoding HAMP domain-containing sensor histidine kinase; protein product: MNQLLAGLCILTAALASFYYRDILSAGFFRSAGQWDETAFLLVSIVRMLFHGAQNLLLFSGWNLAGRGAAQRFPRNEDLLAIILPALGLAASFYLLPLLSPRLRPPFPINAAIVFLLMVLFQLLTLRVEDSLDRFAALLLWTLSFQSLELLSGFSDALSAQNTATLGLAGTALFFSFLAGAVSSTWLIARYAIRVNLLRQTWAKSDFKSTPEDEGLRTISMVDVNHLAHDLKNPIAAIKGTALLLQKGDSAEKGALILRAAEFMENMVRELLSEDEKHALKVSELCDTIDRQIRPFPWGKDVTLTLEPEAEEVSIPANRMRLLRAVFNVLDNAWRANETVGNRGVELRVRRNAGRLEIEVLDNGPGYDAERTHAHRSGWGSTGLGLAFTRRMVALHGGSLLIAGRTDQKRGARALISLPIPSSPIPSVPPAPPDAP
- a CDS encoding DedA family protein, translating into MAELLRRITAWLVETVGRMGYPGVVALMFLESSFFPFPSEVVLPPAGYLAWKGEMSLLPAIASGIAGSILGALFNYWVAVRFGRPFLLRYGKYFFVSAESMEKAEVFFARHGHVSTLVGRLLPVIRQYISLPAGVTRMNLTLFTVFTALGAGLWVVVLTLAGYLLGEHQDRLARYLHVLPLVCAGAALLLALLYVLWLRFRVKGRPVEPEGRRGSERMGSEGR